TTCCAGTTCAGTAACTATATGACGCACAGACACACTGTTGTCATTCTGAGGGAGGTGGGGCACTGCATCTCTATTGGTCTCTGAGTGGGTGTGGCACTAGGAAGGAGAAACGCAGAAATATTGATTACAAGAGGTAACTGCATTGTTCCATTTCACTCTCAATAAAGAGAGCTTACcacattaatgtaaatgttgccacattaaaggaatagttcatcccaaaatgaaaatactttgcATTCATCATGTCATCATTTAAGCACCCTCACTTTGTCCTAAAATCAACTTACTCTTACACTGGTGCACATAGAGCAACTCCTCAGAGctcaattttttttagaatgggGGCTGCATCTGCCAGAATATTATTAAGATCGGTTTCATATTACTAGTCTTCTGAAGCTACGGTAGAATTTTTCACCATACCATCTAAAAATTTGGTTCAATCCTAACACAAAGTTTCAGAGaattaaaataacgttttttttgtaaaaaattgaaAGCCCaatgttgttcttttgtgttccacagaagtcagtcagtgtttttgtcaggttttgaataacatgagggtgagtaaatgatgacaatatttcatttttgaactctccctttaagtgCAATTCTAGGATAAACCAACAGGAGGCAGTGTTGTACTGGTGTCATTTCCCTATACTTCCTGTATTATTTACTGATTAATAAATGAGTCATTCccattcatgttttattatttatctttcgACATGACAAAACAGGAAGTGCAATGATCTCTGAAGTGAGTGCCAACTCTTACCTCATCAGCTTCCTCACAGGAATCATCCAAGGGTGGGGTGGATCTGGATTGAGGTGGCAAGACAGCGGCCATTTCAGAAAATGAGCGAGGCTGACTATCCTGGGACAGGCAGAGGAATTTCTCTCTGGCGCTAAAGAAGTCAATGCTATCTGTGCTAAGGCAGGATGTGCCAGCATCCACAAAGTCATCTGCTGTTCTCAGTTCTGCAGTCCTGGGGTAGTTGTTATCATCACTGGAGTCCAGCCTGGGTACCGAAGGGGCTCCTGAGGGGCTGTCAGCCTCGGGCGTGCTTGAAGACGACAGATTCCCTTCATCTTTACTGAGAGCACTTTCCAGACATAGTTCTAAACTTTGTGACACTTGATAAAAGTCATTTTGATCGGGTGTGTTCGGGGACAACTCAACACAGTCTGTTTTTGGCTCAGGCACATGGTGAGATGACTGGGCGTTGAGGTCTGAAGTTGGATCACCCTCTCCCTTCTCTAGTGAAAGAGAAGGATCGAGGATGTGTAGAGTGGGAGGAGGATGGCGACGAGCAACAGGCTCGCTCACCGCAATGTTCAAGTGAGAGTTCTTCGCCATATTCTGCTCAGGCACCACTGTGGCCGCTCGTTGTCTGGGACGAGGTGGAAGGACAGGGTCTTCATATGCCAGCTTAGAGGGCAACTCACCCAATTTGGTATGACTGTTGCCCGTAGCAGGCTGTGGATTGGTAAGGGACTCAAGCACAGCAATGCCCAGTATCTGCTGAATGGTAGGAGGACTGTTGTTGTTGTGAGGGTCTGAGCGGTCCAGCGAGCGTGGTGCCTTGCATAGCGGCTTGTGACCCTCCGACAGATCGCTGTCTGAGTGGGAACGCCACAGCTTGTTATGCCTCTGTTTGCTGAAAGAATTAGcaaggaaaagagaaagaaagaaatagatgAGTGTCAAATGAGCAACTTTCATTGATGTGATGGAAACATTAAAGGATGGCTGAATCACTGAGGGTGGTGACCGatcttttaaacatacaaaatagaTCAGGGTGTGTGAATGGGAATGCAAACACGAAAGCAAGTATGACAGTAAAAGCTGCACAACAAAAGGAATGTGGAGAGACCTGCATAATATACATGCATAAGATCACAATGGCGACGAAACTCAACGCCATTGATTCAAAATACAAGAGCATTTACTCAATGGAAACTTCAACCTTGCTCTCTGCTGACCTtctttttagagaaaaaataCTGCATGTAATCCTAAGGTCAATGTGTGTCAGTGAGGCTATTCTTTGACTCAAAAGGTAAGGGTGTGTGGGATAAAGAGAATTTCAATTAAGCATTCTGACCAAAGGTGGCCCATACCTGGCTAGCAGGATACCCTGGTACTCTTCAAGCTGCTTCATGAAGGATGGGTTTGGTTTGGTGACAGAGCGCCGTTCCTTCACATGGTCAAAGGCTCTCTCCAGGTCCCAGCCGTACTCCTTCATAGCATATGCGATCACGGTGGAGGCAGAACGACTCACTCCCATCTTACAGTGCACCAGACACTTCACCCCAGCTTTCCTGGATGACAAGAGATTCTTTAAAGCACACTTCCATAGAAAAGGGACGACATGGATTGGAATGTCAAAAGCACCAGAACTTCAGAAGCAGTCTTTCTACTTACTTGGCTTTGGAAATGAACTTGTAGGTGTCATTCCAATACTCCAAGAGGTTTGTGGCCTCCTCGTCATACACTCGGATGTTGTGGTACTCGAAAATCCCGGGGAAGAAATTATCAATCTCCCGCGTCACATTCAGGATGTAGCGAACTCTGAGGAAGTGGGGGTGGTAAAATTAACAATGACTGCATGCAGCCGGAGCggatgtatttgtttaaaaagagAGGCCTGGAATAAAAGTGTCACCTACCCACTGTTTTGGAGCTCCTCAAGATTTGAGGCATTCCACTCTGAACCCtggaaacacaaacagaaatCGAATGTTATGGTTGACACTACTGAAGCAGGGGTCTCCAAAattgctcctggagggccagtgtcctgcagagatTAGATCTAACTTGCCCCAACACACCTGCCTAAAAGTTCCTAGTATGCCTGAAGACATCTGGTTCAGCTGTTTAATTGGGGTTATTAACGAATCTCTGCATGCTAGTGGCCTTCCAGAAGCAGAACTGAACAACCCTGTCCTAAATTCCATAGTACATTAGTTCTCATTAGTGAGGAGTATAGACAACAGTGTGGGAGACCAACCAGATAGACATGGTCAAAGATCTCTGTGGGGCTGTCCATCTGGCCCAGGATGACAATCATCTCATTATCGATGAACTCCTTGAACTCCCGCAGGTTGCAAACCATCTGTATCTCCAACTCCGTCCGAATCTGAAGAGGAAAGTTATTATCCAATATGTTACCAGTTTTTGATGTGAACCCCAAGATTGACCGGTATTATTTAAGACATCATTTTGTTGGGTTGTACTGAAGGTATCTTTTTGACTTTGATATTGCATACAATATGCACAATGGATGTTTGTACCTCTTTCGAAGTGACGTTCTCCAGGTCCTTCTGCATCATGATCTCTCTCAAACGGGTCTTAATCAGTCTCTCTGTGCGCTCTCTCTCAGTTGGCCTGTGTACACAAAGCCCGGAATCATAAATCAACCAATTTCATCTCAATGTAAGGTGCGTCTCACCTGAAATAATCCTTTGTATGCCTGTGTGGTATTGTTCGATTTAGGCTTCACAAAAAACAGAAACCTCAAAACAAAGCCTTTGTTtgatttaaacaaacaattaGAAATCAAATCCCAGTTCAGTTGCAGTACGTGCAAATGGTGAATGTGCGTCATCCCTAGGCATGTCTCTTCAATGATAACAACACAAGCACTGATTGGCTCCCAGGGGACTGCACTGTGTTCTTAATCACTATCAGTAACCTTAAAAACACTGCTAATGTAGGTCCTTTAGCCACCTTCAGCTGGTGGCTGTGTGCATGAGGGCAACAGGTTTGACAATCCGAGGGATGAAAAGCCCCTATGTGAGAAAGTTAAACATGTTTACACATGCCACTTTGATTGACCTTTCAAGAAAAGAGTGACAGTGTAGAGTTACAGTCCTATCATATTCCTATGTATATCCATGTGAAGTGCCCATACTAAATCTTAAGTTATGAACTCTTTACCTAATAGATAATAGAATAGATCAGCTTCACTACTCTCTCATCTCTCGAGGAAAACATTATCTCTATGGCTCAACATAGTTGCCCTGTTTCAGGGTCACAAAGTATCTACTAGATCGACAATATTCACTCACCTTCTCAAGCCACCTGTTTCCATCTATCCGCCACTCTACCTATCTATCCCGCCCATTTTTCCGACCGTAAATAAATCTCAGCGTGGAGCTATAAAAAGCAAGTGGCCAcagtcatgtattttaaaaacacatgcacgTGGAAATTCCTCCAACTGTGGGGAAATTTCCTCCTACAGTCCAGGCAACATCTTAGAAAGATTACAATATCAGGCCACAGTGCATCTAAGAAGTTAGCGTTCATCTCATTAATTTGGCAATAACATGTTGATCTATTCAGGGAACACCATGCCTCCTTGACTTGCTTCACTGCAAACTTGCCCTCTTGGCCTATACGACTGAACTTTAAGCTTGCATCAGACAGTCGCTTGACTGTGTGTGAATGCACGTGTCTCACTTTTCCAAAAACATGGAGTGATTTACAACCCAAACACTGCAATTCACCACTATTGACTATAAGAGAACCCATGTTTTGTAAACATCAGCTTGGCCCTAAATTTGAAAAAGCACAATAACCATACCCTTGCTTCATAAAGATATTGACCCATTCCCCACAataccaaagcaaaacaaacaagtGAAAACTGGGGTTTGTAAGTTTCTTATGCTTTTGAACGAAGTcccttaagctcaccaaggctgcatttatccgatcaaaaatgttataaaacaatattttactaAGCAAACTTACTGAACGATAGTGTACATTATGTTACTCACACATCTGTGAACAGCACAGGCGAGTCTGCACGGTGGGACTGCACGTCTCGCATGGCATTCCACTCATTGATGCAGTGCTGGTCGGAAGTCACACGGCTCTGATAGTAACTGACCCAGGTCAGGAATAGACTGCCAGGGTAGTAGTTATGACATCGGGCCACCTCACAAACCTTATGCAGGGACTGCAAGGCTGACCTATGAGTATGTGTGAGAGACAAAATACATTAAcaccatgtataaaaaaaaaaaaaattatgaaagtgaaaaaaagctgTCTTTACAGGCACTTACCACATGGCCTGCACAGAGACCGGTTTGAATACATGGACTCGGTTAACAGTGGACACACTGAAGCCACTAATGAGAGGAACAGAACACGTTCAGTCTGAATACTttataaaagttgtttaaaaatgcagaacttggtttgtgtgtgcatgttatgCCTCACCCGTCTCCATCCAAGTGTATAAGCGTATCACTCCACAAGGGTAAAACCAGCCCAACTGTGCAAGTGCTGCAGTAAACATATGACCACATGTTATGAGCACCACCTTCTAGAGCAGCAAATGCAAAACGAATGTATCAGAGCATCTGCATTATACTGACCTGTCTGAATTGGTAAAGTCCATTCCCAGAACCACACTTTCTTCAGTGTCCTGTCTACCATTTGTGGAGATGATGACCATGTACCGTGTACGCAGGGCATAAGCACTCTCTAACCGGACAGCCTGTGATAGAGACACAATCAGCATTCTGATGACTGTGTTTTGATTAATTAGGTCTGAATGGTAGTAGTTACCAGGCGGATGGTGTCCTCTGGGCGCAGCAGGGTGAACATGGTCTGCAAATGCTGCTGAAGGTCACCTGCGCAGGAACCATTATCAACCATAAACCTCCCAGATAATAATGCAGTGACATTTGCATACTACAGTTTAATTTCTCAGAGGTCAATTTCACTTCCTCCCATACGAGACATATGCTTTGTCAACAttgtatatcattatatatatttgttcttaaaaaaaaaagattaaagactGAAGACtagaaaagattaataaaatacgTACTATTGCATCatactgtattttataatgaCTGACAGTTCCTAGGGCCCATTCATAATGCATTCCTGTAAACTAATGGGTCTCATAAAGAAATCAATGCTGTCTATCTGCAGGCACAGCAGTATGTCTATCAACATGAATGCAAATGCATGCACAAAAATATTCTTCAGTGTCCTTCATATCCAGCCCAGTCTTACACATTGCCATATGATACAGCTCAAAGCAAAAGTGAAAACAACAGAGACAGATTCCATCTAACCATTATATTGAGGTGCATCTGACAGCTGGAGAATCACACAATGATTGTGTCAAGAGAACCTTTCATGCCGTTTCATacctgtgtgtttgttctgcCGCTGTGTGATGCGGGGTGCTGAAGAAGGGGAGGAGCCATTTCCCCGCGGGAGGAAGAGGGCGGCACCTTTGACGGTCAGGAAGTTCTCGCTGATACTGATGACAAAAACAGCGATAGAGAGAATGtatattattatgcatattatactaaaatagaaaatgcaGTTAAATGGTCAACATTTAGATCTTGAATGGTACAGACATCTGGAAGCCACAGTGACACGAAAAATGCTTGCCAACTTGGTATAAAGGACCACCAAGCATTCACATACGCGTTTGAGCACTTAGGCTCTCAGAACATCAAGAGGCTCAATCTCAGATCTCAAAGGGACATAAAATATGTGAACGGGCTCACGCTGCATGTGAGAGAGATTGTTTCCAGAAATCACTATGGAGACGCTGTTGTTTATCAGCTTGACTGTGGTCTCTGCCCGGCAGAGGCTCGGTAACAGAGCGGGAAGTATTTGACCTGTAACAGCTGTTGTTATGAAGCACCTCCTTCAACTCAACACTTACAGTGACCTGAGGTCCCACTCATAAACTGCTGCTCCTGTATCACATGCCAAAGGCTTTGGACTTTCCATGTCTGACTCTGAAAAATTCCCCTTGGAGGAACGTCTGAGGAATCTGGGTAATTCTGCGGAAACAAGCTCTCTGTCTCAGAATTTTGGGGGAGGAACGATTGCAGAATTGAGGGAACGCAAGAAGCCCAGGGCAGTCACACCCcgaataaaaacacaaagaaaaaaaacaaaaacatcaggcTCAACTGAGCTCATTTCCCAAATCTCTGTCACCCCTGACCCAGCTGTTTCCTCCCCTCTCTAGTCTCAGTTTTTTGTCTCCTGTCTATCTCATGGCCTTTCTCTTTTACAGTCGGCCCCAGGGTCCAAAACTAACACTTGTTAAGCacaaaatgcaaacttttttttttattaggaaacaaaacattttaaatcaaattataaaaaaactcaCTGATGTAAGtgagaaaaacacataaaacatacaaTCACTAAAATATTTGGACAACACGATGtagtttcatgtttttgtaataaaatccTACTCACCCCTTGCTTTTgggtgttaaaaaaaacatttatttagcaaagGATGTATTCAAACGATCATAAGCAACAGTTTGACATACATTTATACAgtcaaaatacacataaaaaaaacaaaaataaataatagtcatcaaaaaatcctaaataaatatctatttaaaaaaaagctattcataagaaatgtttcttgagcaccaaatcacatttaaaactcttattttaaagcACAGactttaaacttttgaacagtagtttatattttaataaaagtgcaaaatacagtttcatggcCAGGACATGACGCACACTTGCCATTGGCAGGtgtgataaaatgttaattttggaccctgtctGCCACTAATATGGCTAAAAGATGTTTTTtagtattcttttgtttttttatattctcttGTAGAtatgaaacaatgaaataaaagccAAGAGCAAGACAGACACAGAGTGACAGTTCTTCATGCTCTGCAGTTTGCACTTTCATGCTCTGAGCATCATCTATCAGCACATGAGGGGATATTATCTGCAGGCTGATACAGGGTAGTGGCTAATTTTACCAacctaaaaataaacagcagagTAAATGAATGCTGATGGACTTTAACAGTGTTGGTAGCTACTGTATACCATCTCATATAGCCAAACATGACAGCTAAAAGAGCATTTGGGATGGAACTTTGTAATTTTGTGCAAGATTGCAGAAAGCATGCAAACTGCTTGATTACAACATCAGGGTGTGATAAGGATTATTGACTGTTCGATAGTTTGCATGTAAagaagttaaaatataaatatgaaatttcaccccttttaattaaattttggtCCTGTGGTGttccaaattaattttaaaaagtaaaaatattccaTGTAATCTCTCAATTAATGCTTGTTCATAAAATCTTCatgcttaataaaaaatatatatatatatatgataattaaaaaaaaaaagtaaaatggtttGAGAAGGAGTATAACATTTAACACAAGTACTTCAGGTTAACTATTAATATACTGATTGAGATAAGTGCAAAATGCAGTTTACTAAACTCCAAAAGCTTTGATTTGACACCATTTTAGTGACATGTCAAGAATATGACCTGGAACGCTGCGCTGGGCTGGTTTTCGCAGAACAAGTTGTGCAATATCCGTGTGCAGGGAGCGGAGAGTGAACTGAGGCCACACGATACAATTTCCACACACTGGCATTTCACCAAGGCAGACATGTAAGGAAGggcaaacacattcacacacgggagaaaaaaaaaaaaaagaagagaatccATATAGGTCAGACAGAGGAAATAGATGACCTGCCTCCGCTCGTCTACACACAGCTTAGGGAGAGAGAATGAAAAGAGGGTGGGAGGGTCATCTTTTGGCATGAAGCACTGGACAGTACTTGTTAGGGCACAGACCCAATCATCACTATGTAAGGGACTGTTAAGAGCAGTGCAACATGCTGAAGATGCCTGACCCCCACATGTCCCTGGCCATATTAGACACTCTCCTACTAGGGTAGGGATAAATATAGTCCCGGGCTGAAGGCCTTATGAGTTCAAACCTGACAGAGATTCAGAGCGAGAGCAGGAGATGGCATTCGGTCAACTTCTGAGATACAAATTAGGCCCCTTGCCACTAATACAGAGACATACAGGCACAAATAGACTAAAGGAGAGATGAAAATAGAGGCAGGTTTGGAAAACCTGAATGAGGACAATCAAACACTAGAGCAAAATTCTGACTAGTACAGgcctaatttttaaaatgaaatgagacAGCGAGGCACTATTCTGGTTCACAGTCCTGCATTCTGATTGGTCCACATGGGTGACCAACTTAAGTCCTGCTGACTATACTGAGGAAGAGAGGAGGGGGTTCTTGTGAAGGGTCAAAGCAGAGAAGAAATGTCTGCCAAAGAGGCCACTTTTTGaactatgaaaaataatatttcaacattttcgTGTGTAAGATTGTATTTTCAGTTTAAGCAATATGTTTAATAGAAAACGTGTTTCGGCACCCTCCACAAGAGGGTACAAATAAGATTAGGTCAGTAGAAATGAAGTCAATTTGGTGAAAGGAGTTGATTGTCTATGAGAAAGTGCTGCCTGTACACCTCAGATATTATGATTTCTAGCCATAAACAATAGACGTGTTTAAAACTAGTTATTTATgttatgccatttttaaaatgttagaaaatagTTTACGTAGCCTAGTTGTCACTCTCAAAGAACATGGGATTTAGGcttttattgctttaaaaaatatttgtacatcTTTAGCATCATCTCTTCTAAGAGTTAGGAGATAGCAATTTTACAAAACCAATTACGCCCCATTTTTAAACTATATCAGACTTCCCCATGACAATGCCAACCCTTAATCCAATCACGTGCATATTTAACTGTACTTGGAAGTTGTTTAACTTCTCTACGTCACATGGTGTTTGAAGCAATTGTGTTTCTCACTGCAAGTTTCCACACACTACTCAACTTCCTTCCAGTACATCACACCTGTAACTTTCCAGGTTAATCATTAAAACTCACTGACAAACACAGACCTTATCTTGGCTTTGATTACCTTAGCAGTGTATGAGGAATAATGGATGTTTTTATATCAGCATGGGGATTTCCATCAGGTATCATCAATGACGAAGATTAAGGTTTACTAAAAATCAAGTTCCTCATCCTAATGTTTGCAAGATAAAACAAAACTCCACCCCAGTGATCAAGTCTTTCCTATGAAGACAGTATAAATAACATCAGTACTGATTCCGCTGCATAAGGAGGAAAACCGTGACACTACTGACAAATGTCAGGTGACTGCTTAATCAGTCTAAAAACAAAGCCATATATCTCTGTTCTATGCACTGAAACATAAAAGAAACCAATCGACTGGAGTTTAGGCCTGactataaagatttcacagtctGCTTAAGTGTACAGCAATTAATTCAGTACAGTTTTTGCGCTTTCAAGCTGTCTGAGGTCGTAGACATATGTAAAAGCTGTGGTCGAAACTACAGTGTTCGGCTAGCAgtgttaaaaaaagcaaacacaaacaacatgCAAACATGA
This portion of the Cyprinus carpio isolate SPL01 chromosome A15, ASM1834038v1, whole genome shotgun sequence genome encodes:
- the LOC109104371 gene encoding protein phosphatase Slingshot homolog 2-like isoform X1, which translates into the protein MTLESVAITESSSARGFCSCCGAKIMPYFSDNAVASQNQINQLISENFLTVKGAALFLPRGNGSSPSSAPRITQRQNKHTGDLQQHLQTMFTLLRPEDTIRLAVRLESAYALRTRYMVIISTNGRQDTEESVVLGMDFTNSDSTCTVGLVLPLWSDTLIHLDGDGGFSVSTVNRVHVFKPVSVQAMWSALQSLHKVCEVARCHNYYPGSLFLTWVSYYQSRVTSDQHCINEWNAMRDVQSHRADSPVLFTDVPTERERTERLIKTRLREIMMQKDLENVTSKEIRTELEIQMVCNLREFKEFIDNEMIVILGQMDSPTEIFDHVYLGSEWNASNLEELQNSGVRYILNVTREIDNFFPGIFEYHNIRVYDEEATNLLEYWNDTYKFISKAKKAGVKCLVHCKMGVSRSASTVIAYAMKEYGWDLERAFDHVKERRSVTKPNPSFMKQLEEYQGILLASKQRHNKLWRSHSDSDLSEGHKPLCKAPRSLDRSDPHNNNSPPTIQQILGIAVLESLTNPQPATGNSHTKLGELPSKLAYEDPVLPPRPRQRAATVVPEQNMAKNSHLNIAVSEPVARRHPPPTLHILDPSLSLEKGEGDPTSDLNAQSSHHVPEPKTDCVELSPNTPDQNDFYQVSQSLELCLESALSKDEGNLSSSSTPEADSPSGAPSVPRLDSSDDNNYPRTAELRTADDFVDAGTSCLSTDSIDFFSAREKFLCLSQDSQPRSFSEMAAVLPPQSRSTPPLDDSCEEADECHTHSETNRDAVPHLPQNDNSVSVRHIVTELESISHTCSPPLARNSPQTATLEDVDEETASVTNSPTDRPSGSVRRATEQLELILRQGQKVPCSCSPLPSPCLDCSDPQSYSSKPEDTAALTCTEPQKATDRTVDYTKVLDDEDSGIIPDPYFSVYLEESVSVEADQITLNPTLEPSSGSSSLLWLEGVTELETDVDDPLRPHVRLTRSNEDLQKIQETLRELQAFLFEAGGLGLCTGQVEENQSHEDKEDSIDGEQRTEPKTPAMWQRAMEIEARIRQAGLTPPSLMKRSASLAKLDQLELSTNDLNNWDFHPATTGFHQPSSSSLSTFHSLPLTHSHDDAHKKQRVLPQNPSAPDSAVHLMEVGRTEGSAHLSTSCPQQRQVGGASPPEHAPVQPTVSMSTQQQQHVKTHPARRFRKALDKKKTVSVLYNTM
- the LOC109104371 gene encoding protein phosphatase Slingshot homolog 2-like isoform X2, producing MALVTVQRSPTPSTTSSSCVSEAGSAEDDQRSQPRSISENFLTVKGAALFLPRGNGSSPSSAPRITQRQNKHTGDLQQHLQTMFTLLRPEDTIRLAVRLESAYALRTRYMVIISTNGRQDTEESVVLGMDFTNSDSTCTVGLVLPLWSDTLIHLDGDGGFSVSTVNRVHVFKPVSVQAMWSALQSLHKVCEVARCHNYYPGSLFLTWVSYYQSRVTSDQHCINEWNAMRDVQSHRADSPVLFTDVPTERERTERLIKTRLREIMMQKDLENVTSKEIRTELEIQMVCNLREFKEFIDNEMIVILGQMDSPTEIFDHVYLGSEWNASNLEELQNSGVRYILNVTREIDNFFPGIFEYHNIRVYDEEATNLLEYWNDTYKFISKAKKAGVKCLVHCKMGVSRSASTVIAYAMKEYGWDLERAFDHVKERRSVTKPNPSFMKQLEEYQGILLASKQRHNKLWRSHSDSDLSEGHKPLCKAPRSLDRSDPHNNNSPPTIQQILGIAVLESLTNPQPATGNSHTKLGELPSKLAYEDPVLPPRPRQRAATVVPEQNMAKNSHLNIAVSEPVARRHPPPTLHILDPSLSLEKGEGDPTSDLNAQSSHHVPEPKTDCVELSPNTPDQNDFYQVSQSLELCLESALSKDEGNLSSSSTPEADSPSGAPSVPRLDSSDDNNYPRTAELRTADDFVDAGTSCLSTDSIDFFSAREKFLCLSQDSQPRSFSEMAAVLPPQSRSTPPLDDSCEEADECHTHSETNRDAVPHLPQNDNSVSVRHIVTELESISHTCSPPLARNSPQTATLEDVDEETASVTNSPTDRPSGSVRRATEQLELILRQGQKVPCSCSPLPSPCLDCSDPQSYSSKPEDTAALTCTEPQKATDRTVDYTKVLDDEDSGIIPDPYFSVYLEESVSVEADQITLNPTLEPSSGSSSLLWLEGVTELETDVDDPLRPHVRLTRSNEDLQKIQETLRELQAFLFEAGGLGLCTGQVEENQSHEDKEDSIDGEQRTEPKTPAMWQRAMEIEARIRQAGLTPPSLMKRSASLAKLDQLELSTNDLNNWDFHPATTGFHQPSSSSLSTFHSLPLTHSHDDAHKKQRVLPQNPSAPDSAVHLMEVGRTEGSAHLSTSCPQQRQVGGASPPEHAPVQPTVSMSTQQQQHVKTHPARRFRKALDKKKTVSVLYNTM